One window of Phoenix dactylifera cultivar Barhee BC4 chromosome 5, palm_55x_up_171113_PBpolish2nd_filt_p, whole genome shotgun sequence genomic DNA carries:
- the LOC103714635 gene encoding SKP1-like protein 1, whose translation MATAAGDAKKTITLRSSDGEEFEVEEAAAKQSTTITNIIEDGCADGGVPVSNVNGKVLAKVLEYCKKHADFAATEEEIAAWDDEYISVEQDVLYEVIVASNYLNIKSLFELGCQRAADMIKGRTLAEIRQWFKIPNDFSAEELREVEREMLWAFE comes from the exons ATGGCGACAGCGGCGGGCGATGCGAAGAAGACGATAACGTTGCGGAGCTCCGACGGGGAGGAGTtcgaggtggaggaggcggcggcgaaGCAGTCGACGACGATCACGAACATCATCGAGGACGGGTGCGCCGACGGCGGGGTCCCCGTCTCCAACGTCAACGGCAAAGTCCTCGCCAAGGTCCTCGAGTACTGCAAGAAGCACGCCGACTTTGCCGCCACTGAGGAGGAGATCGCCGCCTGGGACGACGAGTACATCAGCGTGGAGCAGGACGTCCTCTACGAGGTCATCGTG GCCTCCAACTATCTGAACATCAAAAGCCTTTTCGAGCTCGGCTGCCAAAGAGCGGCTGATATGATCAAGGGAAGGACTCTCGCGGAGATCCGGCAGTGGTTCAAAATCCCGAATGACTTCTCTGCTGAGGAATTGCGAGAGGTCGAGAGGGAGATGTTATGGGCCTTTgaataa